In Pedobacter sp. SL55, the following proteins share a genomic window:
- a CDS encoding Fur family transcriptional regulator: protein MSEQNTSELVRKIFEAYLENKNLRKTPERFAILEEIYSRDDHFDVETLYIHMKNQKYRVSRATVYNTLELLVSCDLVTKHQFGKNMAQFEKSYGYHQHDHVICIDCGKVVEFCDPRIGQIQNMVGELLKFDIKHHSLNLYGICFDCSAAATIKNKAH, encoded by the coding sequence ATGTCTGAACAGAACACAAGCGAGTTAGTTAGAAAGATATTTGAAGCTTATCTCGAAAATAAAAACTTAAGAAAAACCCCTGAGCGTTTTGCTATTCTAGAAGAAATCTACTCAAGAGATGATCACTTTGATGTGGAAACCCTTTACATACACATGAAAAATCAAAAATACCGTGTAAGTAGAGCTACGGTTTACAATACATTAGAGTTATTGGTTTCTTGCGATTTGGTAACTAAACACCAATTTGGCAAAAACATGGCTCAATTCGAAAAATCTTACGGTTATCATCAACATGATCACGTAATTTGTATCGATTGTGGCAAAGTAGTAGAATTCTGCGATCCACGTATTGGTCAAATTCAAAATATGGTTGGCGAATTGCTAAAATTCGACATCAAACATCACTCTTTAAATCTTTACGGAATATGTTTTGATTGTAGCGCAGCTGCAACCATCAAAAACAAAGCACACTAA